A region of Pseudoalteromonas aliena SW19 DNA encodes the following proteins:
- a CDS encoding YehS family protein, whose translation MTNNDILRRIRYTFNLTDTATVNVFASAEHTVTKEQVIAWLTKEGEEAFTPISDTEFASFLNGFINTQRGKREGEQPEPEKKLNNNIIFMKLRIALNMKAEDVIATLALVDFDLSKHELSAFSRKVDNKHYRVCNDQILRLFLTGVQKQHRPEESGE comes from the coding sequence TTGACTAATAACGATATTTTACGCCGCATTCGCTACACTTTTAACTTAACTGATACTGCTACGGTCAATGTTTTTGCATCAGCAGAGCATACGGTCACCAAAGAGCAAGTAATTGCATGGTTAACTAAAGAAGGTGAAGAGGCTTTTACCCCAATAAGTGATACTGAGTTTGCTAGCTTTTTAAATGGGTTTATTAATACCCAGCGTGGCAAACGCGAAGGTGAGCAACCAGAGCCCGAGAAAAAGCTAAACAACAATATTATCTTTATGAAACTACGTATTGCTTTGAATATGAAAGCAGAAGATGTGATAGCAACGCTTGCACTGGTTGATTTTGACTTAAGTAAACATGAACTAAGCGCGTTTTCTCGTAAAGTAGACAATAAACATTACCGTGTTTGTAATGACCAAATATTACGTTTATTTTTAACCGGCGTGCAAAAACAACATCGCCCAGAAGAGTCTGGCGAGTAA
- a CDS encoding lipoprotein-releasing ABC transporter permease subunit: MLLSAFLSKRFRAYSGHKDEKNGFVSFIAKASTIGILLGVAVLIVALSVINGFEQQLVHRLLSVVPQVEYVAPSRPIANWSQKVESLQSQPHVTGAAPFIAVNGMAQYKSQLKAVEIRGVEPSLESNVSAVNQFTSGKLVSQLGLDDVILGKQIIEQLNAKVGDNITLLIPQISQKGQSLLAPKRVTLKLAGVIEMGGPIDSTAAFIHLSKAQQALGYDASQVTGLRLSVDDVFSAHQIALKVGQTIDDYVYISSWFRTQGSLYQDIQMVRTIVYIVVFLIIAVASFNIVSSLVMEVREKQGNIAILKTMGAKDSTILATFVLQGLMQAFVGVALGTLIGVVLALNISELFTWISQLFGENPLEGVYFIEFLPSKLVLEDIGITVIVTFALAILATIYPAWQATRVDPAKVLGN, encoded by the coding sequence ATGTTGCTTAGTGCATTTTTAAGTAAACGTTTTAGAGCTTATTCAGGTCACAAGGACGAAAAAAACGGCTTTGTTAGTTTTATCGCTAAAGCGTCGACTATTGGTATTTTATTGGGGGTTGCGGTTTTAATTGTGGCGTTGTCGGTAATAAATGGCTTTGAACAGCAATTAGTGCACAGGTTATTGAGTGTTGTGCCACAAGTTGAATATGTAGCGCCAAGTAGGCCTATTGCAAATTGGTCGCAAAAGGTGGAGAGCTTACAATCACAACCCCACGTAACAGGGGCTGCACCATTTATTGCTGTAAACGGTATGGCGCAATATAAAAGCCAACTAAAAGCAGTGGAAATTCGCGGTGTTGAGCCATCTTTAGAAAGCAATGTCTCGGCAGTTAACCAGTTTACCAGCGGTAAATTAGTGAGCCAGTTAGGCCTTGATGATGTAATTTTGGGGAAGCAAATAATAGAACAGTTAAATGCTAAAGTAGGCGATAACATTACGTTGCTTATTCCGCAAATAAGCCAAAAAGGTCAGTCATTATTAGCGCCTAAGCGAGTAACACTTAAGCTTGCCGGTGTTATCGAAATGGGTGGCCCGATTGATAGTACAGCTGCGTTTATACATCTCAGCAAAGCGCAGCAAGCATTAGGCTACGACGCAAGCCAAGTAACAGGGCTGCGATTAAGTGTTGATGATGTGTTTTCGGCGCATCAAATAGCGTTAAAAGTGGGTCAAACGATTGACGACTACGTGTATATTTCTAGTTGGTTTAGAACGCAAGGCAGCCTGTATCAAGATATTCAAATGGTGCGTACTATTGTTTATATTGTGGTATTTTTAATTATTGCTGTGGCAAGTTTTAATATTGTGTCCTCTTTAGTGATGGAAGTGCGTGAAAAACAAGGCAATATCGCTATTTTAAAAACCATGGGTGCTAAAGACAGTACTATTTTAGCAACCTTTGTATTGCAGGGCTTAATGCAAGCATTTGTAGGCGTGGCGCTAGGAACGCTAATTGGGGTGGTATTAGCGCTTAATATAAGTGAGCTATTTACTTGGATAAGCCAATTATTTGGTGAAAACCCCCTTGAAGGCGTTTATTTTATAGAGTTTTTACCGAGTAAATTAGTACTTGAAGACATCGGTATTACAGTGATTGTTACGTTTGCGCTGGCGATACTTGCTACTATTTATCCTGCATGGCAAGCAACGCGCGTCGATCCTGCCAAAGTGCTTGGTAACTAA
- a CDS encoding DNA internalization-related competence protein ComEC/Rec2, with the protein MNRFFSHLKQPFTSVWISLGFIIGCIATVFYYQTLEFTVLTISIVIVSVYFKPFLNVLLGFICAICCIAVHFYTFYNFEIPKADEKYAHSAELIIESIISSKQPQYIKAKIIKFNDDSYAHFRAPSAMLSVNSSQTLLIGDTFSASINLKPFRSTKNFHVFDNERYAFTQRIFFKGKVLNKELVITNNEKQSTIINYRKLIKGVYSNTTLQWLYYALLTGDKSLMDFSDKQLMQSLGLSHLLAISGLHIGLIFGFGYLAVRSLFKHIKYVSDQTKNLSVIYSAVGFFAAFIYVYLSDFLVSATRALIMLGCYLVLYYLAKQPLRWRSILFALVILLIINPFNVLNAGLYLSFTAVAIIFLVVRKIPISNTSFFYKIASLGLVQLALFLGLLPLSLYFFHGVSLAGLVLNLIAIPLLSLIVMPSLIIITLLSSVFDMGIFITFFDACLSYVFQLLTKIPVFIRWLNIGNTDSIFVVFYYITFLIFYLVPYKWLTCIPFSVLLFNYLVAEKPKWQLHVFDVGHGLMVLIEKDKQALIYDFGPSYFNRFSRARSILLPYIEANKLLVSIAVLSHEDSDHAGGVEHFVQAGYESTFATFHPHNLQDICKVAKRDFFGLKIESFKTTNFKNENDDSCVIRVSDKVHSVLLTGDISKQREAQLLQQGYFLKSTVMLSPHHGSDTSSSDAFIKAVHPQIVIHSSAYKGQWQFPKQQVVKRYSKINATQYVTGQQGQISVKFYNEYAQVKTAREYESYWFIKN; encoded by the coding sequence TTGAATCGTTTTTTTAGCCATTTAAAGCAACCATTTACATCAGTGTGGATAAGTCTTGGGTTTATAATTGGCTGTATCGCAACCGTATTTTATTACCAAACTCTCGAATTTACAGTACTCACAATTTCAATAGTTATTGTGAGTGTTTATTTTAAGCCGTTTTTAAATGTATTGTTAGGCTTTATTTGCGCTATTTGTTGTATTGCAGTGCATTTTTATACTTTTTATAATTTTGAGATCCCAAAAGCGGACGAAAAGTATGCACATTCTGCTGAGTTGATTATCGAAAGTATAATTTCAAGTAAACAGCCGCAATATATAAAAGCAAAAATTATAAAATTCAATGATGACAGCTACGCTCACTTTAGAGCCCCAAGCGCTATGTTGAGTGTAAACTCAAGTCAAACCTTACTAATTGGTGACACTTTTAGTGCCTCAATTAATTTAAAGCCTTTTCGTAGTACAAAGAACTTTCATGTTTTCGATAACGAGCGCTACGCTTTTACACAGCGCATATTTTTTAAAGGGAAAGTACTAAATAAAGAGTTAGTGATCACAAATAACGAAAAACAAAGTACGATTATAAATTACAGGAAACTTATAAAGGGTGTTTATAGTAATACAACTCTACAATGGTTGTATTATGCGCTATTGACTGGCGACAAATCGTTAATGGATTTTAGTGATAAGCAATTAATGCAATCTCTAGGATTGAGTCATTTATTGGCGATATCAGGATTACACATAGGCTTAATATTTGGTTTTGGTTATCTAGCTGTACGCAGCTTATTTAAACATATCAAATACGTTAGTGACCAAACGAAAAACCTTTCTGTTATTTACAGTGCAGTAGGCTTCTTTGCTGCATTTATTTATGTTTATCTAAGTGATTTTTTAGTGTCAGCTACACGTGCGTTAATTATGCTCGGGTGCTATTTAGTACTCTATTATTTAGCAAAACAGCCATTGCGTTGGCGCAGTATTTTATTTGCTCTTGTTATTTTGCTTATAATAAATCCTTTTAATGTATTAAACGCAGGGCTGTATTTGTCATTTACCGCCGTGGCTATTATATTTTTAGTCGTGCGTAAAATACCGATTTCAAATACATCCTTTTTCTATAAAATAGCATCGCTAGGGCTGGTACAGCTGGCCTTGTTTTTAGGTTTGTTACCACTTTCGCTATACTTTTTCCATGGTGTTAGTTTGGCAGGTTTAGTGCTTAACTTAATTGCTATTCCACTTCTTTCCTTAATTGTTATGCCCAGTTTAATTATTATCACACTTCTTAGTAGTGTGTTTGATATGGGTATTTTCATCACTTTTTTTGATGCCTGCTTAAGTTATGTATTTCAGTTATTAACAAAAATCCCCGTCTTTATTCGTTGGCTAAATATAGGAAATACGGATTCTATTTTTGTTGTTTTTTATTATATTACTTTTTTAATTTTTTATTTGGTTCCGTATAAGTGGTTAACATGTATTCCATTTAGTGTACTGTTATTTAATTACCTAGTTGCTGAAAAGCCAAAATGGCAATTACATGTTTTTGATGTAGGGCATGGCTTGATGGTACTGATAGAAAAAGATAAACAAGCGTTAATTTATGACTTTGGCCCTAGTTATTTTAATCGTTTTAGCCGTGCTCGTAGTATTTTATTACCTTATATTGAAGCTAATAAACTGCTTGTTTCTATAGCTGTTTTAAGTCACGAAGATAGCGATCACGCTGGTGGTGTTGAGCACTTTGTGCAAGCGGGGTATGAGTCTACCTTTGCTACTTTTCACCCACATAATTTACAAGATATATGTAAAGTTGCGAAGAGAGATTTCTTTGGTCTTAAAATAGAGAGCTTTAAAACAACAAACTTTAAAAATGAAAATGATGATTCATGCGTTATTAGAGTGTCCGATAAAGTGCACAGTGTTTTATTAACGGGTGATATCTCTAAGCAACGAGAAGCGCAATTACTCCAACAGGGCTATTTTTTAAAAAGTACAGTGATGTTGAGCCCGCATCATGGCAGTGATACATCCTCAAGTGATGCATT
- the lolD gene encoding lipoprotein-releasing ABC transporter ATP-binding protein LolD codes for MNDLVISCENLSKVYQDGNNQVEVLKGVDLALQQGEMLAIVGSSGSGKSTLLHILGTLDTASSGVAKIKNQEVAKLSRTEQAAFRNQNLGFIYQFHHLLMEFSAVENVAMPLLIKGLSAKEAKAQALEMLEKVGLAHRSSHKPSALSGGERQRVAIARALVTKPALVLADEPTGNLDKQNAIKIYDLINELNKSLNTSFVVVTHDLELADKLGKIAYLDDGKLAIKESQHVA; via the coding sequence ATGAATGATTTAGTCATTAGTTGTGAAAATTTAAGTAAAGTTTATCAAGACGGCAACAATCAAGTTGAAGTATTAAAAGGCGTTGACTTAGCGCTCCAGCAAGGTGAAATGCTCGCCATTGTGGGTAGTTCTGGCTCAGGTAAAAGTACGCTTTTACATATACTCGGCACTTTAGATACTGCAAGTTCAGGTGTCGCTAAAATTAAAAATCAAGAAGTTGCAAAGCTTTCACGCACTGAGCAGGCCGCATTTAGAAATCAAAACTTGGGTTTTATCTATCAATTTCATCATTTATTAATGGAATTTAGCGCGGTTGAAAATGTAGCAATGCCACTATTAATTAAAGGGCTAAGTGCAAAAGAGGCTAAAGCTCAAGCGCTGGAAATGCTAGAAAAAGTAGGCCTTGCACATCGCAGCTCGCATAAACCTTCTGCGCTTTCAGGCGGGGAGCGCCAACGAGTAGCGATTGCACGTGCACTGGTTACTAAGCCAGCGCTTGTGCTTGCCGATGAGCCAACCGGTAATTTAGATAAACAAAATGCGATTAAAATTTACGATTTAATAAATGAACTCAACAAAAGTTTAAACACCAGTTTTGTAGTGGTCACACATGATTTAGAACTTGCCGATAAGCTAGGTAAAATTGCTTATTTAGACGATGGAAAACTAGCTATTAAAGAGTCGCAGCATGTTGCTTAG
- a CDS encoding lipoprotein-releasing ABC transporter permease subunit, with the protein MFQPVSLFIGLRYSRSSKGNAFISFISFFSIAGIAIGLIALFTVSSVMNGFENSLKTNMLGLIPHVEVQSDAHTNSQMDTLKADLEQSPYVDHVSLYRHGEAILQTNKDLHGVLLQGLYDDNGSLYKIADKIVQGDWKIVLTKNYSIAISRYLSRKLGVGVGDKLRVIMPNASTYTPLGRMPSQRLFKVAAIYETGSEIDMALAFTSGPSLQRILKLDKNTAPNLSVSLHEPFALNEFIESSQGVFKGHNYSDWRSSQGTLFAAVAMEKRIMSMLLALIVLVAVFNIVSALTMMVSEKQGEVAILQTLGLTPSQVQKVFMVQGLYNGVIGTAIGAFLGVILSLYINELLALVGLNLLAGIELPVKFDILSLVIIASASIAMSFLATLYPARKAAKVKPAEVLRYE; encoded by the coding sequence ATGTTTCAACCGGTTAGCTTATTTATAGGGCTTAGATATAGCCGCTCCTCAAAAGGAAATGCGTTTATATCGTTTATTTCGTTTTTTTCTATTGCCGGTATTGCGATTGGTTTAATCGCCTTATTTACCGTTAGTAGCGTAATGAATGGGTTTGAAAATAGCTTAAAAACTAACATGCTTGGCCTTATACCACACGTTGAGGTGCAATCAGATGCGCACACAAACTCGCAAATGGATACCCTCAAAGCAGACCTAGAACAATCACCCTATGTTGATCATGTAAGCCTATACCGCCACGGCGAAGCTATTTTACAAACCAATAAAGATTTACACGGCGTTTTACTGCAAGGCCTTTACGATGATAACGGCTCTTTGTATAAAATTGCCGATAAAATAGTGCAAGGTGATTGGAAAATCGTATTAACCAAAAACTACAGTATTGCTATAAGTCGTTATTTAAGCCGCAAGTTAGGCGTCGGTGTAGGTGATAAACTTCGCGTCATTATGCCAAATGCCTCAACCTATACACCCCTTGGGAGAATGCCAAGCCAACGTTTATTTAAAGTGGCTGCGATATACGAAACCGGCTCTGAAATAGATATGGCGCTTGCGTTTACCAGTGGGCCTTCACTACAACGGATACTAAAGCTGGATAAAAATACGGCCCCTAATTTAAGTGTATCGTTACATGAACCGTTTGCACTAAATGAATTTATTGAATCAAGCCAAGGTGTTTTTAAAGGTCACAATTACAGTGATTGGCGCAGTAGTCAGGGGACTTTATTTGCAGCCGTTGCTATGGAGAAACGGATTATGTCGATGTTGCTTGCCCTCATTGTATTGGTCGCTGTGTTTAATATTGTATCGGCACTGACCATGATGGTAAGCGAAAAACAAGGTGAGGTAGCCATACTACAAACGTTAGGGTTAACGCCTTCACAAGTACAAAAAGTGTTTATGGTACAAGGCTTATATAACGGCGTAATTGGTACCGCAATAGGCGCGTTTTTAGGTGTTATATTGAGTTTATATATAAATGAGTTACTTGCATTGGTGGGCTTGAACTTACTTGCGGGTATTGAGCTACCGGTAAAATTTGATATTTTGAGTTTAGTGATAATAGCGTCTGCCAGTATTGCTATGAGCTTTTTAGCTACCTTATATCCTGCGCGCAAAGCCGCGAAAGTAAAACCAGCAGAGGTATTACGTTATGAATGA
- a CDS encoding DUF2062 domain-containing protein produces the protein MAKKTIQRFLPDPNKIRHHKSLRIFGHLLQDANLWHLNRRSARGAFAVGLFFAFIPVPFQMVLAAAGAIVFRVNLPISVALVWLTNPLTMPPIFYGSYLVGTLLLNQPEQHFVFEASWAWFLESIETIGPAFLLGSLVCASIASIIGYFGIDIIWRRTVLKAWSARN, from the coding sequence ATGGCTAAAAAAACGATTCAAAGATTTTTACCTGATCCAAATAAAATTAGACATCATAAGTCTTTGAGAATTTTTGGGCACCTTTTACAAGATGCAAATCTTTGGCACTTAAATAGACGCTCCGCTCGTGGTGCATTTGCTGTTGGGCTGTTTTTTGCATTCATCCCCGTTCCTTTTCAGATGGTTTTAGCCGCAGCTGGTGCTATTGTATTTAGAGTTAATTTACCGATTTCTGTTGCGTTAGTATGGTTAACAAATCCCCTAACTATGCCCCCTATCTTTTATGGCTCATACCTAGTCGGCACTTTATTATTAAATCAGCCAGAACAGCATTTTGTTTTTGAAGCAAGTTGGGCTTGGTTTTTAGAAAGTATTGAAACTATTGGGCCCGCTTTTTTGCTTGGCTCTTTAGTATGTGCTTCTATCGCTTCTATTATTGGTTACTTTGGTATTGATATTATCTGGCGCCGCACTGTTTTAAAAGCCTGGTCTGCTCGAAATTAA